From the genome of Solidesulfovibrio carbinolicus, one region includes:
- a CDS encoding D-alanine--D-alanine ligase family protein, whose protein sequence is MKILLVAGGWSSERVVSLSGAAQIEKALTSLGHEVVPYDLSQDFPGFVRRAKACDFAFLSLHGAPGEDGLPQALLDAAGVPYQGSGPAGSFLALNKAASKQLFMEAGLPTPRWVFVPRDAGTSARPDFPLPWFVKPNLGGSSIHMTLVRRAEELPAALEKVFAHGDDALIEEGLSGPELTCAVLGDEALPPILIRPKAGEFFDYASKYEPDAADEICPAPVEPTVTEELSRLSLAAHRVLGLCGYSRADFILAPEGLRLLEVNTLPGMTPTSLLPRAAAAAGLSFADLIARLIELGLAQRAKRP, encoded by the coding sequence ATGAAAATACTTTTGGTTGCGGGCGGCTGGTCGAGTGAGCGGGTTGTTTCCCTCTCCGGCGCGGCCCAGATCGAAAAAGCCCTGACGTCCCTTGGCCACGAGGTCGTGCCCTATGACCTTTCCCAGGACTTCCCCGGCTTTGTGCGCCGGGCCAAGGCCTGCGATTTCGCCTTTTTAAGCCTCCATGGCGCGCCGGGCGAGGACGGGCTGCCCCAGGCGCTGCTCGACGCCGCCGGCGTGCCCTACCAGGGCAGCGGCCCGGCCGGGTCGTTTCTGGCGCTGAACAAGGCCGCCTCCAAGCAACTTTTCATGGAGGCCGGCCTGCCCACGCCGCGCTGGGTGTTCGTGCCCCGCGACGCCGGCACGAGCGCGCGCCCGGATTTCCCTCTGCCCTGGTTCGTCAAGCCCAACCTCGGCGGATCGAGCATCCACATGACCCTGGTGCGCCGGGCCGAGGAGCTGCCGGCCGCCCTGGAAAAAGTCTTTGCCCACGGCGACGACGCGCTGATTGAGGAGGGTCTTTCCGGCCCGGAACTCACCTGCGCCGTCCTGGGCGACGAAGCCTTGCCGCCCATCCTCATCCGGCCCAAGGCCGGGGAGTTTTTTGATTACGCCAGCAAGTACGAGCCTGACGCGGCCGACGAGATCTGCCCGGCCCCGGTGGAACCAACCGTGACCGAAGAACTTTCGCGACTAAGCTTGGCCGCCCACCGGGTTCTCGGGCTTTGCGGCTACAGCCGGGCCGATTTCATCCTGGCCCCGGAGGGCCTGAGGCTCCTGGAAGTCAACACCTTGCCCGGCATGACACCGACGAGCCTTTTGCCGCGCGCTGCGGCGGCGGCGGGCCTGAGCTTCGCCGATCTTATCGCGCGCCTGATCGAACTTGGCCTTGCGCAGCGCGCCAAGAGGCCTTAA
- a CDS encoding DEAD/DEAH box helicase: MPFHPLTVDWFTAQVGRPTDIQSLAWPRIAAGEHVLAVAPTGSGKTLTAFLAALDALACGRWPVGQTSVVYVSPLKALGGDIRANLARPLSGLRQAFAAAGREFPRIRAELRTGDTPAEARRRMLRQPPEILITTPESLNLLLSSKGGRGMLGAVRLVILDEVHAVAGSKRGVFLMAAVERLALLAGEFQRVALSATVSPLAEAARFVGGLAPGPDGVLAPRPVAVVESRAAKAMDVRVEYPDWSEREGSRDSFLSIVAGRIRRRIAANRTTLCFVNSRKQCEKLARLLNAEMETPLAYAHHGSLSKELRQAVETRLKAGELKAVVATHSLELGIDIGSVDEVLLVECPPTVSAAVQRIGRSGHGVGEASRAVFLPTSEKDLLEAAVMARAAAGRDIEPLRLVDAPLDVLAQVLVAMLGVETWDVVALFAAVRRVYAYRELSRAAFDLTLGMLAGRYAATRLRELSPLVAIDALDGTASARAGALLRLYASGGVIADRGYYALRRQDSATRLGELDEVFVWEARLGQVFAFGAQNWRIERITDADVFVSPAPVGAVPAPFWLGDPRQRDRHFSGLVAAFLEEADARLDDPAFAAALATEYFLDPQAAQALVGYLRRQKETTGAALPHARHLLIEVTDTGPGSAPGNQVILHAPLGLAVTAPLGLALEAALEARLGHGVPVYAGNDCVAVTLPGEVDPLEVLAAVPARQAATLLRDRLEGSGAFGAAFREAAGRALLLPRDGFGKRQPLWITRLRARKLLSAVAGYGDFPIVLEAWRTCLVDLFDPQGLAGFLAAAQSGAMAVTVVRTRTQSPFAADIVWRHVTEYMYLTDAGTASGPTGARPDLVAELTRRPDRPAVPEAVARTFEARRQRLYPGYAPVNAAELLEYVKERVVVPGDEWRDMLTAMERDHGLAPAALEAALAAKLACFATPPEPAIVALERAAEATVALYGDAGLFKPVAAKARLPHRAKDTTEDQGAVREGLLAQWLSYYGPRSLDDLASRLGLDSAILQAVLEDLQAAGTVVSGRLVTGRDETLWCDAANFETLLRLARAARRPALAALPPDKLPYFLAVWQGVAQPAKDAAALAERLERLACLPLAVAAWEADVLPARALAYDPALLDAALEDSGLRWFGAGTKKVLFARPDDLDLAGFARRAPDVGLFPDPRAAYDFSALLDITGLPPKALAERLWQAVWKGEAFCSALSVLRRGLVNDFTAEDAYVPARGGSSPGRPVRRGFRRTPPGRFAGSLPLSGSWQALVPPPLPDDPLAVEELAMDRARLLLARYGVVCRDMLARESAALSWTAVFRALRRMELTGEVVSGEFFTGLSGPQFANPGAVRLLAAGLVGDDPWWVAGVDPAAVWGFGQDSTALALPRRTAGAYVAFAGPRPVAVVEAGGARLRLALAPDDPGLAVALSPLVHLLCRLASPVPRLTVATINDVPADKSPYLAALRSLFEVVGERRGVTLYRSRSL; the protein is encoded by the coding sequence TTGCCGTTTCATCCGCTGACTGTTGACTGGTTTACGGCCCAGGTCGGCCGGCCCACGGACATCCAGTCCCTGGCCTGGCCGCGCATCGCCGCTGGCGAGCATGTGTTGGCCGTGGCCCCCACCGGATCGGGCAAGACGCTCACCGCCTTTCTGGCCGCCCTGGACGCCTTGGCCTGCGGCCGGTGGCCGGTCGGCCAGACCAGCGTGGTCTATGTTTCGCCGCTCAAGGCCCTTGGCGGCGACATCCGGGCCAACCTGGCCCGGCCGCTTTCGGGCCTTCGCCAGGCCTTCGCCGCCGCCGGCCGGGAGTTTCCCCGCATCCGGGCCGAGCTTCGCACCGGCGACACCCCGGCCGAGGCCCGGCGGCGCATGTTGCGCCAGCCGCCGGAAATCCTCATCACCACGCCGGAATCCTTGAACCTCCTGCTCAGTTCCAAGGGCGGGCGAGGGATGCTCGGGGCGGTGCGGCTGGTCATCCTGGACGAGGTCCACGCCGTGGCCGGCTCCAAGCGGGGGGTGTTTCTCATGGCCGCCGTGGAGCGGCTGGCGCTGTTGGCCGGCGAATTCCAGCGGGTGGCCTTGTCGGCCACGGTATCCCCCTTGGCCGAGGCGGCCCGGTTCGTGGGCGGTCTGGCTCCCGGTCCAGACGGCGTCCTGGCTCCCCGGCCCGTGGCCGTGGTGGAGAGCCGGGCGGCCAAGGCCATGGACGTGCGGGTGGAGTATCCGGACTGGAGCGAGCGCGAAGGCTCCAGGGATTCCTTCCTTTCCATCGTGGCCGGACGCATCCGTCGCCGCATCGCGGCCAATCGGACCACGCTGTGTTTTGTCAACAGCCGTAAGCAGTGCGAAAAACTGGCCCGGCTGCTCAACGCCGAGATGGAAACGCCGCTGGCCTACGCCCACCATGGTTCGCTGTCCAAGGAACTGCGCCAGGCCGTGGAAACGCGCCTCAAGGCCGGCGAACTCAAGGCCGTGGTGGCCACCCATTCCCTGGAGCTGGGCATCGACATCGGTTCGGTGGACGAGGTCTTGCTCGTCGAGTGCCCGCCCACGGTGAGCGCGGCGGTGCAGCGCATAGGCCGCTCCGGGCATGGCGTGGGCGAGGCGAGTCGGGCGGTTTTCTTGCCCACTTCGGAAAAAGACCTGCTGGAAGCGGCGGTCATGGCCCGGGCGGCGGCCGGCCGCGACATCGAACCCCTGCGTTTGGTTGATGCGCCGCTGGATGTCCTGGCCCAGGTGCTGGTGGCCATGCTCGGGGTCGAGACCTGGGACGTGGTCGCGCTTTTCGCCGCCGTGCGCCGCGTTTACGCCTACCGCGAGCTTTCCCGGGCCGCCTTTGACCTGACCCTGGGCATGTTGGCCGGGCGCTACGCCGCCACGCGTCTGCGCGAACTTTCGCCGCTTGTCGCCATCGACGCCCTGGACGGCACGGCCAGCGCCCGGGCCGGGGCGCTGCTGCGGCTGTACGCCTCGGGCGGGGTCATCGCCGATCGGGGCTACTACGCCCTTCGCCGCCAGGATTCGGCCACGCGCCTGGGGGAACTCGACGAGGTGTTCGTCTGGGAGGCGCGGCTTGGCCAGGTGTTCGCCTTTGGCGCGCAAAACTGGCGCATTGAGCGCATCACCGACGCCGACGTGTTCGTGTCGCCGGCTCCGGTCGGGGCCGTGCCGGCTCCATTTTGGCTCGGCGACCCGCGCCAGCGCGACCGCCATTTTTCCGGGCTGGTGGCCGCCTTTCTGGAAGAAGCCGACGCCCGCCTGGACGATCCGGCTTTTGCCGCCGCGTTGGCCACGGAATATTTCCTGGACCCCCAGGCCGCGCAAGCCCTTGTCGGCTACTTGCGCCGCCAAAAGGAGACCACGGGCGCGGCCCTGCCCCATGCCCGCCATCTGCTCATCGAGGTGACGGACACCGGCCCGGGCAGCGCGCCCGGCAATCAGGTGATCCTGCACGCCCCCTTGGGCCTGGCCGTCACCGCGCCGCTGGGGCTGGCCCTGGAAGCCGCCCTGGAAGCCAGGCTCGGCCACGGCGTGCCGGTCTATGCCGGCAACGACTGCGTGGCCGTGACCTTGCCCGGCGAGGTCGATCCGCTGGAGGTGTTGGCCGCCGTGCCTGCCCGACAGGCGGCGACGCTGCTTCGCGACCGGCTGGAAGGTTCCGGCGCATTTGGCGCGGCTTTTCGCGAGGCGGCCGGCCGGGCGCTGCTGTTGCCCCGTGACGGCTTCGGCAAGCGCCAGCCCTTGTGGATCACCCGGCTGCGGGCCAGAAAGCTTCTATCCGCCGTGGCCGGCTACGGCGATTTCCCCATCGTGCTCGAAGCCTGGCGGACGTGCTTGGTCGATCTCTTCGATCCCCAGGGGTTGGCCGGGTTCCTGGCCGCCGCCCAGTCCGGGGCCATGGCCGTGACCGTGGTCCGCACCCGGACCCAAAGCCCCTTTGCCGCCGACATCGTCTGGCGGCACGTCACCGAATACATGTACCTGACCGACGCCGGCACGGCCTCCGGCCCCACCGGCGCCCGGCCCGATCTCGTGGCCGAGCTGACCCGCCGGCCCGACCGTCCGGCCGTGCCCGAGGCCGTGGCCCGGACCTTCGAGGCTCGTCGCCAGCGGCTGTATCCGGGCTATGCGCCGGTCAATGCCGCCGAACTGCTGGAATACGTCAAGGAGCGGGTTGTCGTGCCCGGGGATGAGTGGCGGGACATGCTCACCGCCATGGAGCGCGACCATGGGCTGGCCCCGGCCGCCCTGGAAGCCGCCCTGGCGGCCAAGTTGGCCTGCTTTGCCACACCTCCCGAGCCGGCCATCGTCGCCCTGGAGCGGGCAGCCGAGGCGACCGTGGCGCTTTACGGCGACGCGGGGCTTTTCAAGCCCGTGGCGGCCAAGGCCAGGTTGCCGCATCGAGCCAAGGATACGACCGAGGACCAAGGCGCTGTCCGGGAAGGACTGCTTGCCCAATGGCTGAGCTATTACGGGCCGCGCTCCCTGGACGATTTGGCGTCGCGTCTCGGCCTGGACTCGGCAATACTTCAAGCGGTGCTTGAGGATTTGCAGGCGGCCGGGACCGTGGTCAGCGGCCGGCTCGTGACCGGCCGGGACGAAACCTTGTGGTGCGACGCGGCCAATTTCGAGACCCTGCTGCGTCTGGCCCGGGCGGCTCGGCGGCCGGCGCTGGCCGCCTTGCCGCCGGACAAGCTGCCGTATTTTCTGGCCGTCTGGCAGGGCGTAGCCCAACCGGCCAAGGATGCGGCGGCCCTGGCCGAACGCCTGGAGCGTCTGGCCTGTCTGCCCCTTGCCGTCGCCGCCTGGGAGGCCGACGTGCTGCCGGCCCGCGCCCTGGCCTACGACCCGGCCCTGCTCGACGCCGCCCTGGAGGACTCGGGCCTTCGCTGGTTCGGCGCGGGAACCAAAAAGGTGCTGTTTGCCCGCCCCGATGACCTCGATCTGGCTGGTTTTGCCCGGCGCGCGCCAGATGTCGGGCTGTTTCCGGATCCCCGTGCCGCTTACGATTTTTCGGCACTCCTCGACATCACGGGCTTGCCGCCCAAGGCCCTGGCCGAGCGGTTGTGGCAGGCCGTCTGGAAGGGCGAGGCGTTCTGTTCTGCCTTGTCCGTGCTGCGCCGGGGCTTGGTCAACGATTTCACGGCCGAGGACGCCTATGTGCCTGCTCGCGGCGGCTCGTCCCCTGGCCGCCCGGTCCGGCGCGGTTTTCGCCGCACGCCGCCCGGGCGTTTCGCCGGTTCGCTGCCGTTGTCCGGCTCCTGGCAGGCGCTTGTCCCGCCGCCGCTGCCGGACGATCCCCTGGCCGTCGAGGAACTGGCCATGGACCGGGCTAGACTGTTGCTCGCCCGCTACGGCGTAGTTTGCCGCGACATGCTGGCCCGGGAGTCGGCCGCTTTGAGCTGGACCGCCGTCTTCCGGGCGCTGCGGCGCATGGAGCTGACCGGCGAGGTCGTATCCGGCGAATTCTTCACCGGCCTCTCCGGCCCCCAGTTCGCCAATCCCGGAGCCGTGCGCTTGCTTGCCGCCGGCCTTGTCGGCGACGACCCCTGGTGGGTCGCTGGCGTTGATCCTGCCGCCGTCTGGGGTTTCGGCCAGGACTCGACGGCCCTTGCCCTGCCGCGACGCACGGCCGGCGCCTACGTCGCCTTTGCCGGCCCGCGCCCCGTGGCCGTCGTCGAAGCCGGCGGCGCGCGCCTGCGCCTGGCCCTGGCCCCGGACGATCCCGGACTAGCTGTGGCGCTTTCGCCCCTGGTCCATCTCCTGTGCCGCCTCGCCTCTCCCGTGCCGCGCCTGACCGTGGCGACCATAAACGACGTCCCGGCCGACAAAAGCCCCTACCTCGCGGCGCTGCGCAGCCTCTTCGAGGTTGTGGGCGAACGCCGGGGAGTCACTCTATATCGGTCGCGTTCGTTGTAG
- a CDS encoding HypC/HybG/HupF family hydrogenase formation chaperone, producing MCLAVPMEITAIHDKIADVEIGGVTRQVRLELIDAAPAVGDYVIVHAGFAIRRLDREDAIETIKLFQEGLNLELL from the coding sequence ATGTGCCTTGCCGTTCCCATGGAAATCACCGCCATCCATGACAAGATCGCCGATGTGGAAATCGGCGGCGTCACCCGTCAGGTGCGCCTGGAACTCATCGACGCGGCTCCGGCTGTGGGCGACTACGTCATCGTCCACGCCGGCTTCGCCATCCGCCGCCTGGACCGGGAAGACGCCATCGAGACCATCAAGCTTTTCCAGGAAGGACTCAACCTTGAACTCCTTTGA
- the hypE gene encoding hydrogenase expression/formation protein HypE yields the protein MDKVLLDYGSGGRASHRFVADLFFKYLGNDILARMDDAAVLSLTGPVAMSTDSFVVDPIFFPGGDIGSLAVHGTVNDVAMMGARPLFLTCGFILEEGLPMDDLARIVASMGQAAREAGVRIVAGDTKVVPRGAADKIFINTTGIGEIMVDPAPSGHRAAVGDVVIVSGSMGDHGLAILSTREGLSFEAPVVSDSACLAGIVGKLLAAVPGVHALRDPTRGGLATTLNEIAGQSNVGIELTQADIPIHPAVAGGCAVLGLDPLYLANEGKFLCIVPEDQAQAAQAAITAHPLGAGAKVIGRVVADHPGKVALVTPLGGKRLLGMLEGEQLPRIC from the coding sequence ATGGACAAGGTTTTGCTTGATTACGGCAGCGGCGGCCGGGCTTCGCACCGGTTCGTGGCCGATCTGTTCTTCAAATATCTCGGCAACGACATCCTGGCCCGCATGGACGACGCGGCCGTGCTGTCGCTCACCGGCCCGGTGGCCATGAGCACCGACAGCTTCGTGGTGGACCCGATCTTTTTCCCGGGCGGCGACATCGGGTCGCTCGCCGTCCACGGCACGGTCAACGACGTGGCCATGATGGGCGCGCGCCCGCTTTTCCTCACCTGCGGCTTCATCCTGGAAGAAGGCCTGCCCATGGACGATCTGGCCAGGATCGTCGCTTCCATGGGGCAGGCCGCCCGCGAGGCCGGCGTACGCATCGTGGCCGGCGACACCAAGGTGGTGCCCCGTGGCGCGGCGGACAAGATCTTCATCAATACCACCGGCATTGGCGAAATCATGGTCGATCCAGCCCCCAGCGGGCACCGGGCGGCCGTGGGCGACGTGGTCATTGTCTCGGGTTCCATGGGCGACCACGGGCTGGCCATCCTCTCCACCCGCGAAGGCCTGTCCTTTGAGGCCCCGGTAGTCAGCGACAGCGCCTGCCTGGCCGGCATCGTGGGCAAACTGCTCGCCGCCGTGCCGGGCGTGCATGCGCTGCGCGACCCCACGCGCGGCGGGCTGGCCACCACCCTCAACGAGATCGCAGGCCAGTCCAACGTCGGCATTGAGCTGACCCAGGCCGACATCCCGATCCATCCGGCCGTGGCCGGCGGCTGCGCCGTGCTGGGCCTTGATCCGCTCTATCTTGCCAACGAGGGCAAATTTTTGTGTATTGTGCCCGAGGATCAAGCCCAGGCCGCCCAGGCCGCCATCACGGCCCATCCTCTGGGGGCCGGGGCCAAGGTCATCGGCCGGGTGGTGGCCGATCATCCGGGCAAGGTGGCCCTGGTCACGCCTCTGGGCGGCAAGCGGCTGCTGGGCATGCTCGAAGGCGAACAACTGCCGCGCATCTGCTAG
- the dapB gene encoding 4-hydroxy-tetrahydrodipicolinate reductase, with the protein MSVCDVVVMGAMGRMGATFVRLIQAEPAVFRLVGALERAGCTAGLANLHCEIGDDLATVLAKCPGAVVIDFTSPENSVKVARTVAASGNPCVIGTTGLSAEQTAELAEAAKKTALFFAPNMSVGLNVLLAVLPDLVRKLGPAYNMEVMEIHHGKKADAPSGTAIKLGQCLAEARGLDYDTVKRHARDGIIGPRTSDEIGVAALRGGDVVGDHTVYFFGPGERIEVTHRVHTRDTLAQGALRAATWIVKQKPGKLYNMADMLA; encoded by the coding sequence ATGAGCGTGTGCGATGTTGTGGTGATGGGGGCTATGGGGCGCATGGGCGCGACCTTCGTGCGGCTGATCCAGGCCGAACCGGCAGTCTTCCGGCTGGTCGGGGCCTTGGAGCGGGCGGGCTGCACCGCCGGGCTGGCCAATTTGCACTGCGAGATCGGCGACGATCTGGCCACGGTGCTGGCCAAATGCCCGGGCGCGGTGGTCATCGACTTCACCTCGCCGGAAAATTCCGTGAAAGTGGCCAGGACCGTGGCCGCCTCGGGCAATCCGTGCGTCATCGGCACCACCGGGCTTTCTGCCGAGCAGACCGCCGAACTGGCCGAAGCGGCCAAGAAAACGGCGCTGTTTTTCGCCCCCAACATGAGCGTGGGCCTCAACGTCCTTCTGGCCGTGCTGCCTGATCTGGTGCGCAAGCTCGGCCCGGCCTACAACATGGAAGTGATGGAAATCCACCACGGCAAAAAGGCCGACGCCCCCAGCGGCACGGCCATCAAGCTCGGCCAGTGCCTGGCCGAGGCCCGGGGCCTGGACTACGACACGGTCAAACGCCACGCCCGCGACGGCATCATCGGCCCGCGCACCAGCGATGAGATCGGCGTGGCCGCCCTTCGCGGCGGCGACGTGGTGGGCGACCACACGGTCTATTTCTTCGGCCCGGGTGAGCGCATCGAAGTGACCCACCGTGTCCATACCCGCGACACCCTGGCCCAGGGCGCGCTTCGGGCCGCCACCTGGATCGTCAAGCAAAAGCCCGGCAAGCTCTACAACATGGCCGATATGCTGGCCTAG
- a CDS encoding HDIG domain-containing metalloprotein, with translation MSDSTSKPLFAAPEADFHPTQAAALPLVAELPPVDAVPTDAQCRLLWDAYGMLPNIRAHSELVACLATALAELARAAGLAVDVAAVRAAALLHDLAKTYTIRHGGNHCQLGAAWVQEITGNPALAQGVLCHVHWPREIDLAADFLPLALIYSDKRVKHNQIVTLEARFDDLLVRYGTTEYIRGRIRESFQQAEAIEQALAATLGIDIHENTFGCGRLVE, from the coding sequence ATGTCCGACAGCACCAGCAAGCCTCTTTTTGCCGCGCCCGAGGCGGATTTCCACCCGACCCAAGCCGCGGCCCTGCCGCTTGTGGCCGAGCTGCCGCCGGTGGATGCCGTCCCCACCGACGCCCAGTGCCGCTTGCTGTGGGACGCCTACGGCATGTTGCCCAACATCCGGGCCCACAGCGAACTGGTAGCCTGTCTGGCCACGGCCCTGGCCGAACTGGCCCGGGCGGCGGGATTGGCCGTGGACGTGGCAGCAGTGCGGGCGGCCGCCCTGCTCCACGATCTGGCCAAGACCTACACCATCCGCCACGGCGGCAACCACTGCCAGCTCGGGGCGGCCTGGGTGCAGGAGATCACCGGCAATCCGGCCCTGGCCCAGGGGGTGCTGTGCCATGTCCACTGGCCGCGCGAGATTGATCTCGCCGCCGATTTCTTGCCGCTGGCCCTCATTTATAGCGACAAACGGGTCAAGCACAACCAGATCGTGACCCTGGAAGCGCGCTTTGACGATCTGCTGGTGCGCTACGGAACCACCGAGTACATCCGGGGCCGCATCCGCGAGTCCTTCCAACAGGCCGAGGCCATCGAACAGGCCCTGGCCGCAACGCTTGGCATAGACATCCATGAAAATACTTTTGGTTGCGGGCGGCTGGTCGAGTGA
- the hypD gene encoding hydrogenase formation protein HypD: MNSFEAFKDPALCRALLERLKKEADTPYRFMEVCGTHTVSIFQSGLRSLLPQTITHVTGPGCPVCVTHESEVACFLELAARDDIVLATFGDLMRVPGPKGKNLKTAQADGARVEVVYSPVDALAVAAANPGRTTIFLGVGFETTAPAVAATIRLAREQNLKNFRVLSFHKLVPPALAALVADPDINIDAFILPGHVSAIIGAAPYGFLAEKHGLPAVVTGFEPLDILSALLEITAMRASGRPAVVNAYTRVVAHDGNPVARAVMDEVFTPVDALWRGLGTLPGSGLDIREEFADFDALRLPGVSLPDAPPLAGCRCGEVLKGKMAPNECPLFDKACTPATPVGPCMVSTEGGCAAYHKYRLEL; this comes from the coding sequence TTGAACTCCTTTGAGGCCTTCAAGGACCCGGCCCTGTGCCGGGCGCTGCTGGAGCGTCTGAAAAAAGAAGCCGACACGCCCTACCGGTTCATGGAAGTCTGCGGCACCCATACCGTTTCCATCTTCCAGTCCGGGCTGCGTAGCCTGCTGCCCCAGACCATCACCCACGTGACCGGCCCGGGCTGCCCGGTCTGCGTCACCCATGAATCCGAAGTGGCCTGTTTTCTGGAGCTGGCTGCCCGCGACGACATCGTGCTGGCCACCTTCGGCGACCTCATGCGCGTGCCCGGCCCCAAGGGCAAAAACCTCAAGACGGCCCAGGCCGACGGCGCGCGGGTCGAGGTGGTCTATTCCCCGGTGGATGCCCTGGCCGTGGCCGCCGCCAATCCCGGGCGCACCACGATTTTTCTTGGCGTCGGCTTCGAGACCACCGCCCCGGCCGTGGCCGCCACCATCCGGCTGGCCCGGGAGCAGAATCTGAAAAACTTCCGGGTGCTGAGCTTCCACAAGCTGGTGCCACCGGCCCTGGCCGCCCTGGTCGCCGACCCGGACATTAACATCGACGCGTTTATCCTGCCCGGCCACGTCTCGGCCATCATCGGCGCGGCCCCCTACGGCTTTTTAGCCGAAAAGCACGGGCTGCCGGCTGTGGTCACCGGTTTTGAACCCCTGGACATCCTGTCGGCGCTGCTCGAAATCACGGCCATGCGCGCCTCCGGCCGGCCGGCCGTGGTCAACGCCTACACCCGCGTGGTGGCCCACGACGGCAATCCCGTGGCCCGGGCGGTCATGGACGAGGTGTTCACCCCGGTCGACGCCCTGTGGCGCGGCCTTGGGACCTTGCCGGGCAGCGGCCTGGACATTCGCGAGGAGTTCGCCGACTTCGACGCCCTGCGCCTGCCCGGCGTCAGCCTGCCCGACGCGCCGCCCTTGGCCGGCTGCCGCTGCGGCGAGGTGCTCAAAGGCAAGATGGCTCCCAACGAATGTCCGCTTTTCGACAAGGCCTGCACTCCGGCCACGCCCGTGGGGCCGTGCATGGTCTCCACCGAAGGCGGCTGCGCCGCGTATCACAAGTATCGGTTGGAGCTGTAG